From Syngnathus typhle isolate RoL2023-S1 ecotype Sweden linkage group LG13, RoL_Styp_1.0, whole genome shotgun sequence, a single genomic window includes:
- the LOC133165816 gene encoding sodium- and chloride-dependent GABA transporter 2-like, with the protein MEPTNSPEINPLRSDHDLNDPLLIKRGQWANKREFILAVVGEIIGLGNVWRFPYLCFKNGGGVFLVPYLMFLVTLGIPIFFIEVSLGQLTGQGGITCWRKICPLLEGIGYGSLMVMLLTVMYYTVILAWGFLYFFSSFNSELPWASCNNSWNTGHCVDYRNAHSKTNISANATSSVEEFWQRRVLNLSGGIEEMGSIRWDLAGCLVLSWILCYFCVWKGVKSSGKVVYFTATFPYVMMIALLVRGLTLPGAMDGIRFYVSPDPARLSEPQVWMDAASQILFSYAVCVGCLPSLGSYNKYNNNCYKDTFALCLLNSATSLVAGFAIFSVLGFMSYELGIDISEVAESGPGLAFIAYPRAVAMMPLPQLWAAFFFIMIIFLGLDSQFVYLEGLITSISDLYPSVFFTGHRRKILLLVVCGISLCVGLCMVTEGGLYIFQLFDYYACSGIPLFTFALLESLCIGWMYGADNYYDRIQDMIGYRPSLYMKYSWKYVTPFLSTGVLLFFLVQFTPLKYNNNYQYPWWGHALGLLLAFSSVIMVPLWILYSVAKMPGSITQRIIVLTTPTDKSLRVSVESKKFSFVKS; encoded by the exons ATGGAGCCAACAAATAGTCCAGAAATAAATCCACTGAGAAGTGATCACGATCTAAATGATCCTTTGCTGATCAAGAGAGGCCAGTGGGCCAACAAGAGAGAGTTTATTCTGGCAGTGGTTGGAGAAATCATTGGTCTGGGGAACGTGTGGCGATTTCCATATCTCTGCTTCAAAAATGGAGGCG GTGTCTTCTTGGTGCCATACTTGATGTTCCTGGTGACCCTCGGAATACCAATCTTCTTCATAGAGGTGTCTTTGGGACAGTTAACGGGTCAAGGCGGAATCACATGTTGGAGGAAGATTTGTCCTTTACTTGAAG GTATTGGCTATGGTAGTCTAATGGTCATGCTGTTAACGGTAATGTATTACACCGTCATCCTGGCATGGGGTTTCCTCTACTTTTTTTCGTCCTTCAACTCGGAACTCCCCTGGGCTAGCTGCAACAATAGCTGGAACACAG GTCATTGTGTTGATTATCGTAACGCTCATTCAAAAACCAACATCTCTGCAAATGCAACTTCTTCTGTTGAAGAATTCTGGCA GAGGAGGGTCCTGAATTTATCTGGAGGGATTGAGGAAATGGGAAGTATTCGCTGGGACCTGGCTGGATGTCTTGTGCTCAGTTGGATTCTGTGTTACTTCTGTGTCTGGAAAGGTGTTAAGTCTTCAGGAAAG GTCGTCTACTTCACGGCCACATTTCCCTATGTGATGATGATTGCTTTGCTGGTCCGTGGTCTGACCTTGCCTGGGGCCATGGATGGAATTCGATTTTATGTCTCTCCCGATCCCGCACGTCTGTCTGAGCCGCAA GTATGGATGGATGCAGCGAGCCAGATATTATTCTCCTACGCTGTCTGCGTAGGTTGTTTGCCATCTTTGGGAAGTTAtaacaaatacaataacaactgTTA CAAAGACACGTTTGCACTCTGCCTCCTGAACAGTGCAACCAGCCTTGTCGCTGGCTTTGCAATATTCTCTGTGCTTGGCTTCATGTCATACGAGCTGGGGATTGACATCTCGGAAGTAGCTGAATCAG GTCCGGGCTTGGCATTCATTGCTTATCCTCGGGCAGTAGCCATGATGCCTTTACCACAACTCTGGGCTGCCTTCTTTTTCATCATGATTATCTTTCTGGGACTGGACAGTCAG TTTGTGTATCTTGAAGGATTGATCACATCTATATCGGATTTGTACCCATCCGTGTTTTTCACTGGACACCGACGTAAAATACTGCTGCTGGTAGTTTGTGGTATTTCCTTATGTGTTGGCCTCTGTATGGTCACTGAG GGAGGGCTGTATATTTTTCAGCTTTTTGACTATTATGCCTGCAGTGGCATCCCGCTGTTCACCTTTGCCCTTTTAGAATCACTTTGCATAGGATGGATGTATG GTGCTGATAATTATTACGATAGAATCCAGGATATGATTGGCTATCGACCTTCCCTTTATATGAAATACTCTTGGAAGTATGTTACGCCTTTTTTGTCTACT GGTGTCTTACTTTTCTTCCTTGTCCAATTCACCCCTCTGAAGTACAATAACAACTACCAATACCCCTGGTGGGGACACGCTCTGGGACTATTACTTGCATTCTCTTCAGTTATAATGGTTCCACTGTGGATTCTCTACAGTGTGGCGAAAATGCCAGGATCAATCACTCAG AGAATAATAGTGTTGACAACACCAACAGACAAGTCACTCCGTGTGTCAGTGGAGTCTAAAAAGTTTAGCTTTGTCAAGTCTTGA